In Candidatus Polarisedimenticolaceae bacterium, a genomic segment contains:
- a CDS encoding SRPBCC family protein, giving the protein MDARKASEPTPLKNRTTVERTSEREVVVARLFDAPARLVFEAWTKPELFKQWWVPKSFGMSLLSCELDARTGGRYRLVYRHEGSTMEFHGKYIEVTPHSRLVWTNDESENGAVTTVTFEDKGGKTLLVVHDLYPSKEAFEAEHGMEDAMGETFGQLDDLLVTLGASR; this is encoded by the coding sequence ATGGACGCAAGAAAAGCGAGTGAGCCCACCCCGTTGAAGAACCGCACGACAGTCGAACGGACATCCGAGCGTGAGGTCGTCGTCGCGCGACTCTTCGACGCCCCGGCGCGCCTCGTGTTCGAGGCCTGGACCAAACCCGAGCTGTTCAAGCAGTGGTGGGTACCGAAGTCGTTCGGAATGTCTCTACTGTCGTGCGAGTTGGATGCTCGTACCGGGGGCAGGTATCGTCTGGTGTACCGCCACGAGGGCTCGACCATGGAGTTCCACGGAAAGTACATCGAAGTGACCCCGCACTCGCGCCTCGTCTGGACCAATGACGAAAGCGAGAATGGTGCCGTCACCACGGTGACCTTCGAGGACAAAGGTGGGAAGACGCTGCTGGTCGTGCACGATCTCTATCCCTCGAAGGAAGCGTTCGAGGCCGAGCACGGGATGGAGGACGCGATGGGCGAGACGTTCGGGCAACTGGACGACCTTCTCGTCACCCTGGGCGCGAGCCGGTGA
- a CDS encoding acyl-CoA dehydrogenase family protein, which translates to MERRIFSEEHARFLDAVRRYVTERVVPRYEEWQHQAHVPRAEWKIAAEHGLLCPSASPDLGGAGADFLYSVAIIEALGEQGVGGFFLALHNDIAFPYLADLGTDEQKRRWIPGCVSGDHILALALTEPGAGSDLAGITTKAERSGDTYVVDGAKTFISNGQTADLFIVAVRTGSATARPHDGLSLLLIEADRPGFVRGKCLRKIGLHAQDTSELFFESCRVPASNLLGREGEGFASMMRNLQQERLVIAIGAVAAARGCLALTVRYAKERRLFGKLLIEMQNTRFELAKMATAVQAVQSFVDDLIPRHMAGEEIVKEVSMAKYAATETQFDVADRCLQLFGGYGYMEEYPVSRHFVDARVQRIYGGANEVMLELIARKL; encoded by the coding sequence ATGGAACGTAGGATCTTCTCCGAAGAGCACGCCCGGTTTCTCGACGCGGTCCGTCGCTACGTGACCGAGCGCGTCGTCCCCCGCTACGAGGAGTGGCAGCACCAGGCGCACGTCCCGCGGGCCGAGTGGAAGATCGCCGCCGAACACGGGCTGCTCTGCCCTTCGGCCTCACCCGATCTGGGGGGGGCGGGCGCGGACTTTCTCTATTCGGTGGCGATCATCGAGGCGCTGGGCGAGCAGGGCGTGGGCGGGTTCTTCCTGGCCCTGCACAACGACATCGCCTTCCCGTACCTCGCCGACCTCGGAACCGACGAGCAGAAGCGGCGATGGATCCCCGGCTGCGTTTCCGGAGATCACATCCTGGCGTTGGCGCTGACCGAGCCCGGTGCCGGGTCGGATCTGGCCGGCATCACGACGAAGGCCGAGCGCAGCGGCGACACATACGTCGTCGACGGCGCGAAGACGTTCATCAGCAACGGGCAGACGGCCGATCTCTTCATCGTCGCCGTGCGTACGGGCTCCGCGACCGCAAGGCCGCACGACGGGCTGAGCCTGCTTCTGATCGAGGCGGACCGGCCGGGGTTCGTGCGCGGCAAGTGCCTCAGGAAGATCGGGCTCCATGCCCAGGACACCTCGGAGTTGTTCTTTGAGAGCTGCAGGGTGCCGGCGTCGAATCTCCTCGGTCGCGAGGGAGAGGGGTTCGCGTCGATGATGCGCAACCTGCAGCAGGAGCGCCTCGTCATCGCGATCGGCGCGGTGGCGGCGGCTCGAGGCTGCCTCGCCCTCACCGTGAGGTACGCGAAGGAACGCAGGCTGTTCGGGAAGCTGCTGATCGAGATGCAGAACACCCGCTTCGAGCTGGCGAAGATGGCGACGGCGGTACAGGCCGTGCAGTCCTTCGTGGACGATCTGATCCCGCGCCACATGGCCGGCGAGGAGATCGTCAAGGAAGTGAGCATGGCGAAGTACGCCGCGACCGAGACGCAGTTCGACGTCGCCGACCGGTGCCTTCAGCTGTTCGGGGGCTACGGCTACATGGAGGAGTACCCGGTGTCCCGCCACTTCGTCGACGCCCGGGTTCAGCGCATCTACGGCGGCGCGAACGAAGTCATGCTCGAGCTCATCGCCCGCAAGCTGTGA
- a CDS encoding 3-hydroxyacyl-CoA dehydrogenase NAD-binding domain-containing protein produces the protein MFELGMTPDGVAVITIAMIDRPVNVWNERSIRAFAQTLEDVLARPGLRGIVLRSGRETFLAGADLDALKPLDDVARNMAQVEALGAALRRLETCGVPVVAAIDGNALGGGYELCLACHRRIAKSDDSIRIGLPETRWGLIPGAGGTQRLPRLIGIRAALPILAEGKALKPRAALAAGLVDQLVERDDQLVPAAVDWILSTKDAAQPWDRDRYRIPGGEVQTPGGYQAFMAATALVQEKTHGNDPAPLAVLRSVYEGLQLPFERGLTIEAQHFARCLASPVATNTVRTMFSGLNEIRAGAGRPRDFAVATWRKIGVLGAGMMGSGIAYAAASRGIEVVLLDVDAAAAERGRDAVAKILAKRADADRVLERVRTTSRMEDLDGCELIIEAVFEDRAIKEAVIRDAETRLPGNAIVASNTSTLPITGLARASQRPASFVGLHFFSPVDRMPLVEIIRGRETSPETVARAFDFVRALGKTPIVVEDGRGFYTSRVFSAYINAGLLGLQEGVAPALVENAGRMAGMPVGPLAVADEVGLDLILRISRQTERDLGRRDDSPSAAVVALFVERLSRCGRKSGAGFYEYPADGTKLLWPGLREHFPTSATQPPVAEVKRMLLHAQAVEAARAFEGKVVTSARDGDVGSILGWGFAPWTGGVFSYIDGIGLPRFVRECDELQQAHGRLFAPPELLREMAGEGRRFHGT, from the coding sequence GTGTTCGAGCTCGGCATGACCCCCGACGGCGTCGCCGTGATCACGATCGCGATGATCGACCGTCCCGTCAACGTGTGGAACGAGCGCTCGATCAGGGCGTTCGCCCAGACGCTCGAGGACGTGCTGGCCCGGCCGGGCCTTCGCGGGATCGTGCTCCGCTCGGGACGGGAGACCTTTCTCGCCGGCGCGGATCTCGACGCCCTGAAGCCTCTCGACGACGTCGCAAGGAACATGGCGCAGGTCGAGGCACTCGGCGCCGCGCTGCGGCGTCTCGAGACCTGCGGCGTGCCGGTCGTCGCCGCGATCGACGGGAACGCGCTCGGCGGCGGGTACGAGCTGTGCCTCGCCTGCCACCGCAGGATCGCCAAGTCCGACGATTCCATCCGGATCGGACTTCCCGAAACGCGATGGGGACTGATCCCCGGCGCCGGGGGAACGCAACGCCTTCCGCGGCTGATCGGCATCCGCGCCGCGCTGCCGATCCTGGCCGAAGGGAAGGCGCTGAAACCCCGGGCGGCGCTCGCGGCCGGGCTCGTCGATCAGCTCGTGGAGCGCGACGACCAGCTGGTGCCGGCCGCCGTCGATTGGATCCTGTCCACGAAGGACGCCGCCCAACCCTGGGATCGCGACCGGTACCGGATCCCCGGGGGCGAGGTCCAGACTCCCGGCGGTTATCAGGCGTTCATGGCCGCGACCGCGCTCGTTCAGGAGAAGACGCACGGCAACGATCCGGCGCCGCTTGCGGTCCTTCGAAGCGTCTACGAAGGGCTCCAGCTGCCCTTCGAGCGAGGGCTGACGATCGAGGCGCAGCACTTCGCGCGGTGCCTCGCCTCACCTGTGGCGACGAACACGGTCCGGACGATGTTTTCCGGCCTGAACGAGATCCGCGCGGGCGCGGGGCGTCCGCGGGATTTCGCCGTCGCGACGTGGCGGAAGATCGGCGTTCTCGGCGCGGGCATGATGGGTTCGGGAATCGCGTACGCGGCCGCGAGCCGCGGCATCGAGGTCGTTCTCCTGGACGTCGACGCCGCCGCCGCGGAGCGCGGAAGGGACGCGGTCGCGAAGATCCTGGCCAAGCGCGCGGACGCCGACCGCGTTCTCGAACGGGTCCGGACGACCTCGCGCATGGAGGATCTCGACGGCTGCGAGCTGATCATCGAGGCGGTGTTCGAGGACCGGGCGATCAAGGAAGCCGTGATCCGTGACGCCGAAACGCGACTCCCAGGCAACGCGATCGTCGCCTCGAATACGTCCACGCTCCCGATCACGGGCCTCGCCCGTGCCTCGCAGCGCCCCGCGAGCTTCGTCGGCCTGCACTTCTTCTCCCCCGTGGACCGGATGCCGCTCGTCGAGATCATCCGAGGTCGTGAGACCTCCCCGGAGACCGTGGCGCGCGCCTTCGATTTCGTGCGCGCGCTGGGGAAGACACCCATCGTGGTCGAGGACGGACGGGGCTTCTACACCTCCCGCGTGTTCTCGGCCTACATCAATGCCGGTCTCCTCGGTCTCCAGGAGGGCGTCGCTCCCGCTCTCGTCGAAAACGCGGGGCGGATGGCGGGGATGCCCGTCGGGCCGTTGGCGGTCGCCGACGAGGTCGGCCTCGATCTCATCCTTCGAATCTCCCGGCAGACCGAGCGCGATCTCGGCCGGAGAGACGACAGCCCGTCCGCCGCGGTCGTGGCGCTCTTCGTCGAGCGGCTTTCGCGGTGCGGTCGGAAGTCGGGGGCCGGGTTCTACGAGTATCCGGCCGATGGGACGAAGCTCCTCTGGCCCGGCCTGCGTGAGCACTTCCCGACAAGCGCGACCCAGCCTCCGGTCGCGGAGGTCAAGCGCATGCTCCTCCACGCTCAGGCCGTCGAAGCCGCGCGGGCATTCGAAGGAAAGGTCGTCACGTCCGCGCGCGACGGCGACGTCGGCTCGATACTCGGCTGGGGGTTCGCCCCCTGGACGGGGGGAGTGTTCTCCTACATCGACGGGATCGGCCTTCCGCGCTTCGTCCGGGAGTGCGACGAGCTGCAACAGGCTCACGGGCGCCTGTTCGCGCCTCCGGAGCTGCTGCGGGAGATGGCCGGAGAGGGAAGGCGCTTCCATGGAACGTAG
- a CDS encoding outer membrane beta-barrel protein — protein MPPTGVGSRRESPHASSKGETMRASDGRRTVTRMLVLGTVLGLAAWAPRAAAAESDRGMKWQASIPITFTSGASYDEAGTSVDVNDDIGWGFAFGYNLNERLMFGVDLTWLTANYEAGIATDFDNDQIPDDSVTVSGTLEASNLQFVGQYNLLTGRVTPFLRGSFGWTWVDSNIPAGPATGTCWWDPWWGYICNTWQPTYEDTSFAYGLAAGVRAEFGNQMFVEGSYNLLWIDFDKAGNQSFDGIRVNLGWMF, from the coding sequence ATGCCGCCGACCGGAGTAGGATCCCGGCGGGAATCACCCCACGCCTCATCGAAAGGAGAGACGATGCGCGCGAGCGATGGCCGCCGAACGGTAACGCGGATGCTGGTTCTCGGAACGGTGTTGGGACTCGCCGCCTGGGCTCCGCGGGCCGCTGCCGCGGAGAGCGATCGTGGGATGAAATGGCAGGCATCGATCCCCATCACGTTCACGTCGGGAGCGTCCTACGACGAAGCGGGAACGAGCGTCGACGTCAACGACGACATCGGCTGGGGATTCGCGTTCGGCTACAACCTGAACGAGCGGCTCATGTTCGGAGTGGACCTCACCTGGCTGACCGCCAACTACGAAGCGGGCATCGCCACCGACTTCGACAACGACCAGATCCCGGACGATTCCGTCACGGTCTCGGGGACCCTCGAAGCGTCCAACCTCCAGTTCGTCGGTCAGTACAACCTGCTCACGGGTCGCGTGACGCCGTTCCTTCGCGGGAGCTTCGGCTGGACCTGGGTCGACTCGAACATCCCGGCGGGTCCGGCGACCGGGACCTGCTGGTGGGATCCGTGGTGGGGTTACATCTGCAACACCTGGCAGCCCACGTACGAGGACACCTCGTTCGCCTACGGCCTCGCCGCCGGCGTCCGTGCGGAGTTCGGCAACCAGATGTTCGTGGAAGGGAGCTACAACCTGCTCTGGATCGACTTCGACAAGGCGGGCAACCAGTCGTTCGACGGCATCCGCGTGAACCTCGGCTGGATGTTCTGA
- a CDS encoding septal ring lytic transglycosylase RlpA family protein, with the protein MATILLASITLAGGCAHRDALRGAPASIERHRAETGLASWYGKAHHGQRTASGERFDMHALTAAHRTLPFGTIVRVTDLEGGNSVNVRINDRGPFRRDRIIDLSYEAARKLGVVARGTARVEITVVGRGAPATANGH; encoded by the coding sequence TTGGCGACGATCCTCCTCGCGTCGATCACGCTCGCGGGCGGTTGTGCGCACCGGGACGCGCTTAGGGGCGCTCCGGCATCGATCGAGCGTCACCGCGCGGAGACAGGGCTGGCCTCGTGGTATGGGAAGGCGCATCACGGCCAGCGCACGGCGAGCGGTGAGCGTTTCGACATGCATGCGCTGACCGCCGCCCACCGCACGTTGCCGTTCGGCACGATCGTGCGGGTCACCGACCTCGAAGGCGGAAACTCCGTGAACGTCAGGATCAACGATCGCGGCCCGTTCCGCCGGGATCGGATCATCGACCTGTCCTACGAGGCGGCCAGAAAGCTCGGAGTCGTGGCGCGCGGCACCGCTCGGGTCGAGATCACCGTGGTGGGACGAGGGGCTCCCGCCACCGCGAATGGACACTGA
- a CDS encoding acetyl-CoA C-acetyltransferase produces MNEAFLYDAVRTPRGRGKPDGALHVIRPVDLARQVLVAVRERSSIDTRRVEDVILGCVTAVGEQGGNIAKTAAMFAGYDETVAGVTVNRFCGSGLEAVNQAAARVRAGSDELFVAGGVESMSRIPIGSDGGAWGVDPEVATRSSFVPQGISADLIATRKGYSREQVDRFALSSQQRAAEAYREKRFSRSLVPVVGIDGRVVLDRDEAMRPETTAEGLAKLTPSFARIGSEGGFDAVAIHKYPELERIRHVHHAGNSSGIVDGAAAILVGSERVGREFGLEPRARVVAYAVLSTDPTTMLTGPVPVTRKVLASAGLAIDAIDLFEVNEAFAAVVLNFMDELGVPHDKVNVNGGAIALGHPLGATGAMILGTLLDELDRRGARFGLATLCIGGGMGIATIVERG; encoded by the coding sequence ATGAATGAAGCCTTTCTGTATGACGCGGTCCGCACACCGAGAGGACGCGGAAAGCCCGACGGCGCCCTGCACGTCATCCGCCCCGTCGACCTCGCCCGTCAGGTGCTGGTCGCCGTTCGCGAGCGGAGCTCCATCGACACGCGCCGCGTCGAGGACGTCATCCTGGGGTGCGTCACCGCGGTCGGCGAACAAGGGGGGAACATCGCCAAGACCGCGGCGATGTTCGCCGGGTACGACGAGACCGTCGCCGGCGTGACCGTGAACCGGTTCTGCGGGTCGGGGCTCGAGGCCGTCAACCAGGCCGCCGCGCGCGTGCGCGCCGGGTCCGACGAACTGTTCGTGGCCGGCGGGGTCGAGTCGATGTCCCGCATCCCGATCGGGTCGGACGGGGGGGCATGGGGGGTCGACCCCGAAGTCGCCACCCGGTCGTCGTTCGTTCCGCAGGGGATCTCCGCCGACCTCATCGCGACGAGGAAGGGGTACTCCCGCGAGCAGGTGGATCGTTTCGCGCTGAGCTCCCAGCAACGGGCCGCGGAAGCGTACCGCGAGAAGCGGTTCTCCCGGTCGCTCGTTCCCGTCGTGGGCATCGACGGCCGCGTCGTGCTGGATCGGGACGAGGCCATGCGACCCGAGACGACGGCGGAAGGGCTGGCGAAGCTCACGCCGTCGTTCGCGAGAATCGGGAGCGAGGGCGGCTTCGACGCGGTGGCGATCCACAAGTACCCGGAGCTCGAGCGTATCCGCCACGTCCACCATGCCGGCAATTCCAGCGGCATCGTCGACGGAGCCGCGGCGATCCTCGTCGGAAGCGAGCGAGTCGGTCGCGAATTCGGGCTCGAGCCCCGCGCCCGGGTCGTCGCGTACGCCGTCCTCTCCACCGATCCGACGACGATGCTGACGGGCCCCGTGCCCGTGACCCGCAAGGTCCTGGCCTCGGCCGGTCTCGCCATCGATGCGATCGACCTCTTCGAGGTCAACGAGGCGTTCGCCGCAGTCGTCTTGAACTTCATGGACGAGCTGGGCGTCCCCCACGACAAGGTCAACGTCAACGGGGGCGCGATCGCGCTCGGTCATCCCCTCGGCGCGACCGGAGCCATGATCCTGGGGACGCTTCTCGACGAGCTCGATCGCCGCGGCGCGCGCTTCGGCCTCGCCACCCTGTGCATCGGCGGCGGGATGGGGATCGCGACGATCGTGGAGCGCGGGTAG
- a CDS encoding metalloregulator ArsR/SmtB family transcription factor, with translation MAQYLNARLDASFAALSDATRRGVLEQLGRADASISDLAEKFGMTLTGIKKHVGVLEQAGLVTTKKVGRVRTCTLGLRRLEKEAAWIERHRRLWESRFDELDDIVDELKRKETVDGRKKSE, from the coding sequence ATGGCTCAGTATTTGAACGCCCGCCTCGATGCCTCGTTCGCCGCGCTCTCGGACGCCACCCGCCGCGGCGTTCTGGAGCAGCTCGGACGTGCGGACGCCTCGATCTCGGATCTCGCCGAGAAGTTCGGAATGACGCTCACGGGCATAAAGAAGCACGTCGGCGTTCTGGAGCAGGCCGGGCTCGTCACCACGAAGAAGGTCGGGCGCGTGCGGACCTGCACGCTCGGCCTGCGCCGTTTGGAGAAAGAGGCCGCATGGATCGAGAGGCACCGCCGGCTCTGGGAGTCGCGCTTCGACGAGTTGGACGACATTGTTGACGAACTGAAACGGAAGGAGACGGTCGATGGACGCAAGAAAAGCGAGTGA
- a CDS encoding LamG domain-containing protein — MLKPLGASLRSCSMFLVLVPMTPFLPRGAVAQDACLADGDCDDGNLCTDDLCSTTTNRACLWLDGDGDTAWISDRPSLNPASGITLSAWIRLDGVGTRQAILDKAFTSETEPYYQYHLEVRATGQLYFALAVNGTRKIIDTTMFAVGIGVWHHVAGTWDGATMRLYLDGVPYPSSTSAPGVLSSYATGVFLGNNYGGMFDLGGRLDEVAIYGRGLSAEEVRFLARHGSLGDPELRARWPLDDGEGNVAHDTSGNDNHLGVSGPDWDTSELVDFGIEGFCLHSPADVMPCDDALSCTSDDMCDDGSCVGIPASCDDGVACTVDTCAEPFGCAHAPSDAACDDGTPCTQDSCEPAAGGCVQRWPTCDDGNPCTTDTVHPQACCTFVVDDSNACHDADFCNGVEYCRAGECRPGTAPGEVTHLRLSWYDTYALLTWDSNPANELYDLAVGALAALHADGGVAAAACLVDDLSHASYLDLRPAPPPGEGEYYLGRTIPDGCLPSWGYASDGTERVPTNACP; from the coding sequence ATGCTCAAGCCGCTCGGGGCCTCCCTCCGCTCCTGTTCCATGTTCCTGGTGCTGGTCCCGATGACGCCCTTCCTCCCGCGAGGCGCGGTCGCGCAGGACGCCTGCCTGGCGGACGGGGACTGCGACGACGGGAACCTCTGCACGGACGATCTCTGCTCGACGACGACCAACCGCGCGTGCCTGTGGCTCGACGGCGACGGGGACACGGCCTGGATCTCCGACCGTCCCTCCTTGAACCCGGCATCCGGCATCACGCTGTCGGCTTGGATCCGCCTCGACGGGGTCGGGACGCGGCAGGCGATCCTCGACAAGGCGTTCACCTCCGAGACGGAGCCCTACTACCAGTACCACCTCGAGGTGCGTGCCACCGGGCAGCTGTACTTCGCCCTCGCCGTGAACGGGACCCGGAAGATCATCGACACCACGATGTTCGCGGTCGGGATCGGCGTCTGGCACCACGTCGCCGGCACGTGGGACGGCGCCACGATGCGACTGTACCTGGACGGCGTCCCGTACCCGTCGAGCACGAGCGCTCCGGGGGTCCTCTCGAGCTACGCCACGGGGGTGTTCCTCGGCAACAACTACGGCGGGATGTTCGATCTGGGGGGTCGGCTGGACGAGGTCGCGATCTACGGGCGGGGCCTGAGCGCCGAGGAGGTGCGTTTCCTGGCGCGGCACGGGTCCCTCGGCGACCCCGAGCTCCGCGCGCGTTGGCCCCTCGACGACGGGGAGGGAAACGTCGCCCACGACACCAGCGGCAACGACAACCACCTCGGCGTCTCGGGCCCCGACTGGGACACGAGCGAGCTCGTCGACTTCGGGATCGAGGGCTTCTGCCTCCACTCCCCGGCCGACGTGATGCCGTGTGACGACGCACTCTCGTGCACCTCGGACGACATGTGCGACGACGGGTCCTGCGTCGGCATCCCGGCGAGCTGCGACGACGGCGTCGCCTGCACGGTCGACACCTGTGCGGAGCCCTTCGGGTGCGCCCACGCCCCTTCGGACGCCGCGTGCGACGACGGCACGCCCTGCACGCAGGACTCCTGCGAGCCCGCCGCGGGGGGCTGCGTCCAACGCTGGCCGACCTGCGACGACGGAAACCCGTGCACGACCGACACCGTCCACCCCCAGGCCTGCTGCACCTTCGTGGTCGACGACTCGAACGCCTGCCACGACGCCGACTTCTGCAACGGCGTCGAGTACTGCCGCGCGGGGGAGTGCCGCCCCGGCACGGCGCCGGGGGAGGTCACGCACCTTCGACTCTCCTGGTACGACACGTACGCCCTGCTCACCTGGGACTCGAATCCCGCGAACGAGCTCTACGACCTCGCCGTCGGCGCGCTGGCGGCGCTCCACGCGGACGGAGGCGTGGCCGCCGCCGCGTGTCTCGTCGACGACCTGAGCCACGCGTCCTACCTGGACCTTCGCCCCGCTCCCCCACCGGGCGAGGGGGAGTACTACCTGGGACGGACGATCCCCGACGGGTGCCTCCCGAGCTGGGGATACGCGAGCGACGGAACGGAGCGCGTGCCGACGAACGCCTGCCCGTGA
- a CDS encoding CoA transferase produces the protein MRALAGIDVVSLAVNIPGPVMVARLAEYGASVTKIEPPEGDPLHHHDPRWYARLTDSQTILRLDLKTCEGRTALDARLSGADLLVTASRPSSLSRLGLDVASLRARFPELCQLQIVGFPAPDDDLPGHDLSFQAAAGLIVDPPRMPFTLLADLMGAERAATEAVAMLLHRQRTGEATCRQVSLAEAAKPLAMPRKGGLCDPKGPLGGASAGYALYRTKDGWVALAALEPRFVERLTATLKIPSLSAARLRKIFAARTSARWESWGERHGIPVTRLRRSGR, from the coding sequence GTGCGTGCGCTCGCCGGGATCGACGTCGTCTCCCTCGCCGTGAACATCCCGGGTCCGGTCATGGTGGCGCGACTCGCGGAGTACGGCGCGTCGGTCACCAAGATCGAGCCTCCCGAGGGCGATCCGCTCCACCACCACGACCCACGATGGTACGCGCGCCTGACGGATTCCCAGACGATTCTGCGCCTGGACCTCAAGACTTGCGAAGGGAGAACGGCTCTCGATGCGCGGTTGTCGGGCGCGGACCTCCTGGTCACCGCCAGCCGCCCCAGCTCCTTGTCGCGCCTCGGCCTCGACGTCGCGTCGCTCCGGGCGCGCTTCCCCGAGCTCTGCCAACTGCAGATCGTCGGTTTCCCCGCACCCGACGACGACCTGCCCGGACACGACTTGAGCTTCCAGGCGGCGGCGGGCCTGATCGTCGATCCACCGCGGATGCCCTTCACGCTGCTGGCCGATCTGATGGGCGCCGAGCGCGCCGCGACGGAGGCCGTCGCGATGCTGTTGCACCGGCAGCGCACGGGAGAGGCGACGTGCCGCCAGGTCTCCCTCGCCGAGGCGGCGAAGCCCCTCGCCATGCCGCGAAAGGGAGGCCTGTGCGATCCCAAGGGCCCGCTGGGCGGCGCATCGGCCGGCTATGCGCTCTATCGGACGAAAGACGGCTGGGTCGCACTGGCCGCGCTCGAGCCGCGCTTCGTCGAGCGTCTCACGGCGACCCTGAAGATCCCGTCGTTGTCCGCCGCTCGCCTCCGGAAGATCTTCGCCGCGCGAACCAGCGCGCGTTGGGAGTCTTGGGGGGAGCGCCACGGAATCCCCGTCACGAGATTACGCCGCAGCGGTCGCTGA